One window of Acropora palmata chromosome 1, jaAcrPala1.3, whole genome shotgun sequence genomic DNA carries:
- the LOC141873556 gene encoding F-box/WD repeat-containing protein 5-like, whose product MALAQSSSSCNGWNNLTDCLLLRVFGLLTSSKDVLRASEVCQNWYRISRDESLWKDLLQRQSCLKFQGNSAVSRPSSWFEEFKWIHLNTPVLESQVLKRHTDEVLHVSFSNDGKMLASSSKDCKVILWRMNDRYRFCEEDVCVVNFAEEYWDYVQFTEFNKNDTLLLVSGTKNMQHIHFEGEIIIFEMKKEEMLELQPIHKVVIVPYDIFGAWMTERSYISGKLEFAPSGVDYISLTELCLNHVDKMHESQTRLAQIMDYKGSSVRTPLVARPPRSQENDQFCLIFTHGTVTRVPHQIVLRWMQQKQSTSETSSTANIDTALWHTVEEHFIETNGHIIGIKLSPDHQFLYVNCRPWKEALDMKKVGTSFQDSPPDISEEMTLTCYSLATYEKINVHVGHQAFTGSEACFYIFLSVADNLVASGAEDHYAHVWHRQAGGKLATLRGHTNVVNCVAFNPRDQQMLVSASDDHTIRVWKSRQLAKVTEENQQKQEELSPESSV is encoded by the exons ATGGCCCTCGCACAATCTTCGTCGTCGTGCAATGGCTGGAATAATCTAACAGATTGTTTGCTACTCCGTGTCTTTGGCCTACTGACTTCCTCAAAGGACGTCTTACGTGCCAGTGAAGTTTGTCAAAATTGGTACCGTATTTCCAGGGACGAATCACTCTGGAAAGATCTTCTTCAAAGGCAATCATGCCTTAAATTTCAAGGCAACTCCGCAGTTTCGAGACCTTCTTCTTGGTTTGAAGAATTTAAATGGATCCATCTCAACACACCGGTACTCGAGAGCCAAGTCCTGAAACGTCACACTGATGAGGTACTAcacgtttctttttcaaatgatGGGAAAATGTTGGCCTCAAGTTCAAAAGATTGCAAGGTCATTCTGTGGCGTATGAATGATAGATATCGTTTTTGTGAAGAGGATGTTTGTGTCGTGAACTTTGCAGAGGAATACTGGGATTATGTCCAATTTACAGAGTTCAACAAAAATGACACACTCCTCTTGGTCTCCGGAACAAAAAACATGCAACACATACATTTTGAAG GTGAGATTATTATCTTTGAAATGAAGAAGGAGGAAATGCTTGAATTGCAGCCCATTCATAAAGTTGTAATCGTTCCTTACGACATTTTTGGTGCTTGGATGACTGAACGAAGCTATATATCAGGAAAACTAGAATTTGCTCCATCAGGTGTAGATTATATCTCACTTACTGAATTGTGCCTTAATCATGTTGACAAGATGCATGAAAGTCAAACGAGATTGGCACAAATCATGGATTACAAAGGCAGCTCTGTTAGAACTCCTCTTGTTGCCAGGCCGCCAAGATCTCAAGAGAATGATCAATTTTGTCTGATCTTTACACATGGCACTGTGACCCGCGTTCCTCATCAGATTGTTCTCAGATGGATGCAGCAAAAACAATCCACTAGTGAAACTAGCAGTACCGCAAACATTGATACTGCCTTGTGGCACACAGTGGAAGAACATTTTATTGAAACCAATGGGCACATAATTGGGATAAAACTGTCTCCTGACCATCAGTTCCTTTATGTGAACTGTCGTCCCTGGAAGGAGGCTCTTGACATGAAGAAAGTTGGGACATCCTTTCAGGATAGTCCCCCAGATATTTCTGAGGAGATGACCCTCACTTGTTACAGTCTAGCTACATATGAAAAGATCAATGTTCATGTTGGCCATCAAGCATTCACAGGAAGTGAAGCTTGTTTCTACATATTTCTCAGTGTTGCTGATAACCTAGTTGCAAG tGGAGCTGAAGATCATTATGCCCATGTTTGGCACCGACAGGCTGGGGGCAAACTTGCCACATTAAGGGGTCACACTAATGTGGTAAACTGCGTCGCCTTCAATCCTAGAGACCAACAAATGTTGGTGAGCGCAAGTGACGATCACACCATTCGGGTCTGGAAGTCTCGCCAACTTGCTAAGGTTACTGAGGAAAACCAGCAGAAACAGGAAGAGTTGAGTCCAGAATCATCAGTATGA